CCTGCGCAGCATGATAAAGTGAAATGACTTCCTGTAAAAGGCAGCAACTTGTTGAATCAAAATTAAGTCTTGATTTATTTGCCAGCCGATCGGAGCTTTGCTGCTGGAGCAGTGTCGggtggagagggaggacagCCAGACCTTCTCTATCGGTGAGCTGCAGTGTCCCCagtgttacatttcacattGTTAACCTGCCCTCTCTCACTTGCTGTGTAGTCTCACAGCCTTTTGTTAAATCTGTCAAAGTCCATCATTTATGGCTTTACATGACAGTTACTGTTTGTGCGTTTGCATCATGTATTTCTGGTTAATTCTATGTTTCCTTTGCAGCATTTCTggatgaagcagagaggaagtaTCTGTTTGAGTGTGACTCTGAAGAGCAGTGTGGGGAGTGGATAGACGCCATAATCAAGGCCAGGTAAGActgaatgttttccattttagtAACAGTCACCAAGATCCTGTACATATTTTTGGTGACCAGGCAGAAACTAACATTTCAACAGAAAAGTAATTGATTgcaattttgataatcaatcatttcagtcaattctaaggtaaaaaaaaatgtcaacaccTAACAGTGAATAAGAATTTTTGCATTAAAACTTCCATACATGTTGCATAGTCTATGATTaatctaaaacaaaaaaacaaacaaaaaaaacaaaaaacaaatgacagatgTCCGAATTGTTTCAACTCAATTACAAAACTATGTTATATAAGTGAAGATTATTACAAGACTGAAGGACTGTGTCCTCTACAGCTGAATATGGTCACAAACCTGCGTCCATCAACGCTGTTCTGGCATTTGTTGTGGCTTTGGTAGGTCTTACTGTGCGGTGAGATGTTAATTCAACAACTCACACCTCAGCGTGTTTTAGCGTCCAGTAACAGACTCACGTGGGTGAAACAGTCACACATGAATGATTTGGCTGTTTTCAGGGACACAATGTCAACATTGTGACTTGTGTTGAACAGTTTCCATTTGAGCCATCACTGCTTGACCTTGTCCTGTGTTAAAGTTTACTGGGAAAACAAATGctgtcaaacaggaaatgatgattATGAGCTCAGGTTTTTGcatatgccccccccccctcaaatgtcaaactaatTTGTCATCTCATGTCTTGCAGTTACGAGTTCATGAGGAAGAACCTGATATTCTATCGAACTGAAATCCACAGGCTCACTGGCAAGGTGAGACCCTTCAAAGCAGCATGTCAGTACACTAAATGCCACACAGATGGTGTTTCTATCAAACACACTGGGAAGTGCAAAGTGAATTTGTGCTGCGCTTGACCCACCGAAATGCACAGCATCATCAACATGATGGAGAGGAACATTTAGAATAGTCGAATGATCCACAGACCTCAAAAAATCGTTctcaatgaaaactgttcatAAGAAAGCATGAGAGGAACTGTGTTTTTTGAGGTTATCAATTGGAGTTTATGGATGCTGTGAGAACCACCAAATGATTGAAGGGATATTGCCTGCCTGTGGGCAGCCATTGAGTACATATTTAAAACCCTTTTACAGGGTACTTTTTAACATGTGTCACATGGAAACGTCAGCTGTAGACAGACTTCTCTGCTCACTCACACAGATTAACCATTAACTAGCTTCTCTTATAAAATCTGCTAGCAAGAGTCATCATTTAAGCTGAAGTCTGCTTTTGTCTATCTTTCACCGTTATCACTGTAACTCcatatgtgcagtgtgtgactTTGGAGGCATAGCAGCAGTAACTAAGTGCAGGTGGTATGAAAGGGTCAGTTAAATTCCTCTTACCCACACTGTGTTGTAGAGGAGGTAGAAGTTTCAAAGATCTCAAAACCTCACAAAATCAAACCCAAATTATCTCCCGACAGGGGTCAAATatacttttgtgtttgtgtgattttggTAAACTGACCATTTAATAGTTAAGTTCGATTCTGCTTCAGTAACAGGGAATTTGCACATtgagctgttgttttctttcagtttcacttcGTTGCTCTCTCTCCGCAGGACCCCTTGGAGCAGTATGGTATATCCGATGAAACTCGCTTCCAGGTCAGCAACGGCCTGCAACTTATGCCTAGAGATACCTCCTCCCTGTAGACCAGCGTCCTGTGTCCAGATGTACTGTATTTTCATTGTAGGTCACCCCGCCATTCCAACAGTCACTCCTCACTGGTTTGAAAACTATTGCAATACCATgagcacacaagctttttagAATGTTTAATGTAGTGCCGGGTTTCCAGGTTCTCATGCAGATGTTATAACAGGGTATCTGAAGCCATGCAAAGTAATAAGTCTGATTATGTCATTCTCAGTCATTGCAGGTAACATGGGGCTTCAACACTGTCTTATTATCAGTTTAGGGGATTTTAACATGCCATTTTCTGTATCATTTTCAGACTCTGTCTTGTTTAGTTGGTTGTCTGTATAAAGCacgttttgtattgttttctactagacatgctgtgtttttagaCAATGTGACTTTTAGAGCCTCTGATTGTGCTTTGTGCTGTAGAGCTGCGGCTGTGACTTTCTTTCAGGACTATAAGTAATATGAATGCGACTTTGTATAACAGGAATCAGTCCAAGACACATGAACATTTGGTGTAAACCAGTGTTTGAAGAGGCTCATGAAGCCACACATCCAATTCAGAAAACCCTCACCCGCATTTACTGCCCTGATTTGAACAGCATGAGCCCTTTGATCTGCTGAGTTGAGCCACCCATTTTACTCCATTTTTCCTTATGCGACAGTAAAGATGTATTCATCATCTAGCCCATTTAGACTATTTAGTTTTAAAAACTATACTTTTGCACATTACtgggtgttgtttttttttttttattagaattTCAATAATGAACTTGAACCTACTGTACCTTTTCTGCGGCACTTTGAATGAGAGTTCTTTAGGTAAGCTATTGGACCATGTTAGGATTCCAGGCTCTTgacatgcttttcttttttaaatatcacaCCAACTTCCAATGGTTAGGTGAAATTTTGCTGTCAACATCTCACTATGTGGTATCGCTGTGTCCTGCAAActgataaaatgtttatttcagcaGTCAGTGGTCTATACCTACAAACAGGCTGTCTTCATTTTAAACTTTTGCACAAGGAATGTGTTTAGTCTGTTTTTACTTCATGATTATATTTGTTTCActgcatctctttttttttctaataaagCCATTTGAGAGATACTGTAAATTCTGTTAACTAAAATGAAATTTGTTTACaccaaaatattattttgtaaaGTTGCGTTTTTAATCATGTCAGGCTAGTAATACTTTTCAGTGGCTGGCAATGAGGCTGCCACTTTTGTCTGTTGCATTCATTGAATATTACAGCCACTGTCAACAATATCTCTGCTTCATccagtttattttgaaaaatgtgcacATCTGGTTAGAGTACTTCAATTTAATGAAACTGACTCTCAAATAAATACAAGCAACTGGGGAGGATAAACTAGACCTTTATTTTTGAAATCTCTACCACATTAATTGCTGATCAAATTACATATATCTTTAATCTCTCAATTTCCCACAAGTCTGGAAATTTGCCCGTTGTCCCACTGCATAAGAATGCAGTCTGCAAATTTCCAAACTCTCATGTTTAGTCGTAGTCCATAAGTTAATATTCAGCTCAAATCATTCCTCTCATGAAATTCGGTGTTAAagccacacaaaccaacaaCATCCATCATTCAGTACATAACTTCCTTATTAACCCATAACGAGATGATTCATTATTAACAGTGATTAATTAGTAACTAGCTATATTTTTGACGtgttacatgtttgttttgttaaccTTCTCagatctctttctctgtcactgcgCCGCCTCAGCTTCGCTGGCTGTTGATGCTTCAGTGAACAGCCTGCTGAAGATGTGACAGGAAGTCAACGGATAGGCATTGTGCCTGTGACACGTTTCCTTAGCAACGCAAAATGTGTGATTCAAAAACAGTGACGTCACGTCTTACCCGTGATGCTTAGCGAAGCCAAATTGAACGCTCggcaaaagaaaacatttgtgttCTACATGCTCTGTTTTTAAGCGTAAAACgcataaaacaacacatttcaactGGAACCGACACTGCCAAGAAAAACAATTCAACGGCGCGTAACAGGAAGGGTTTATCGGGGCACGGTAGGTGTTATTATAGAGGAGATTGTGAACAAACAATGTTGCTAATGCATTAGCCACACAGCTAGCGTATCTTACGTTAGGTCAGCCAGCTGAGctagtgttagcattagcataccTCTGAATGATGGGTGGTCAATGACTTATTTGGCTTTTAATGTTTAACGTTTTGGTATTGCGATTACAGATCAACAACAATCACCACAGCgggtttatttgtttattcatttatgttgTTTCTAGAATCTTGCCTGCAAATACCTGCAGTTAGGATGGTTTTAGAGTTGCAAGTGTTCACAAAGATAAATGAAGTGTTGTTAGCAGAAGACTGAGCCCACCCGCAGCTGACTGTGTTCACTGTATCTAATGTCATTGTCGTTTACGAACAGATTTGCCCAAAATGAGCTAGTGTGGGATTTAAACTGAAGCTCTAGACCTATTTGTTAGGGTTGTCTTTATAACTTGCAAGGTAACGCTAATCGTGTCGATGGAGTCTTCATGCCATTAATTGTAATAGACGTTTTGTTGCCTAGCTAATTTAGCAGCACAAAGCGATTGCGATTTCAACCAATATTATTTCAAGGAATGCTTCCTGAAGGTGACTGTAAAGTTGGTAATCCagttaaatgtttattttgcctAATAACAAATGTGATACATGTCGATATCGGGGGACGTCTCCTGATCAGTGTGATACTCCCCTACAGGGCTTGTCAGTTAGCCTTCAGGAGTGATTGAATTTAGCGAAGTGCAATACAAAACACCACAGTattgctgaaacaattagtctgTTAATCAAGTAGTTGATCTACAGAAAACCAGTAGCAATGCTTTGATAATCCATTCAGTTTTTAAGTAAGTTATCAAGCAGAATGCTAAGCATGCGCAGGTTacagcttttctctgctttatattgttaaaggttGAATATCTtagagttttggactgttggttggacaaaataagcagTTTGAAGACATCACTATGGGCACTGGAAACTGTGATCGGTGCAAACTCCTGATAAGAAAACTATTTGCAGTGCTTCACAGCTGTCATATGCTAGTTTTCTTATCAGGAGTCAGCTAAATAGGCTTAGCTGTCAGTAGTGTACAGCTGTTTGTTAATTGCAGACATTTATATTTTGCCACATTACTGGTAGACATCTGCCATCTTTTCAGTCCTGTTACTGGAAAGTCAGACAAAATTAGCAGAAGTAAGCAACCCATAATTATGGCAGTCCCAATGTGTGTTGTTAAAGTGTGGTGTGATTTTATGATTGTGTTGATCAGTGTCATCCTGCTTTCAGGCATCATGGACCAGGACTATGAGTGCAGGCTGCTCAGGCAGATCAATATACAAAATGAGAATGCAAGCCCCATAGTAAGtaaacaatacacacattttttttccattgtgtgCCAGTCCTAATATATACAGGAGCTGTATTTCCTCTTTAACCAATATTTCCTACGACCCCAAATCCAAAAAAgttgtttacctgtggaatgttccaaacaggtgtttttggagtgttccacaactctcccagtctttagttgctcctgtccaaacttgtttgaaacatgttgctgcatcaaattcagaataagcagatatttacaaaagacCATTGAAGCTGATGAGTAAAACATTTAATAccttgtctttgtactgttttcaatagACATATTGTGTCAGAAAGGATTATCATATCCAAACCTTACATTGTTGACTGTAATGACTGTGATGATCAGGTCATTGTCTTGACCATAGCAAGATTATCCCTGAGCCCCTCCCAAAGACGACTGTTACCCAGCAAAGGACTTCTGATGGGCGGAGAGGGTGTTACTCTCAATGTGTTGGAAGATTTAGCGGTTTAACGGGCCAGTCGCTTTCCTTTGACGGCGTCACTAGTGTTGAGTGGTAATAAGACCTCACCAGCCAAATGACTGGGTTTTGTGAATGTGGCCTTCTGTTGTTAACACCTCAAACAAATGCACCATCTGCCTCTTAAATTATCTTCCTGTTTTGCTATCAAGTTTTCAAATGACTGTCcaaggcctgtgtgtgtttggcctctCATCACAaagtgctctctcctctcctcccttgtGTAGAAAGCTGTAGGAGCGGTGCGAGCTCTGACACCCACCAGCTCCCCCCTGTCCTCCCCTAGCAAGCACGGCGATCGCTTTATTCCCTCCCGGGCCGGAGCCAACTGGAGTGTCAACTTCCACCGCATCAATGTGAGTCTGCTACCACACACCCGGGACTTCGCTGTCTTTGCTGTCAAAAGAACAGTGCCGTCAAGATCAAAGCGTTGATTATGGCTTATAGGGGAACATGTTATTTATTAGcgttttcctttaatttgtctgtCAATACTTGCACATAACAAGTTGAAAGATTTGGTTGAAAAggatgatttatttatttcattatctgGCACAGGAAATTGAAAAGTCCCAcaatcaaaacaggaaaaccaAAGATGGCACAACTGACAGCAACAAAGGTAATCAGTCCACTTTTGTACCAAGAGACTGGAGGTGGGACGAATGAATATTGTGATACAGTGTTTAATGTAATATGTACATTGACATTTAATGTCATACAGCACTGATGAGGTGGTTGTGTTTGGGGCTGCAGCTAAGGATCATCATTATTGAtaaatctgctgattttttttccaattaatCAAATGACTTTTTTGTCTAGGAAATGTCAGAACATGTCTGATGTATTTGAATTCCTCattttgtttgaccaacagtccaaaacacaaagatgatcAGCTGACGATCCTatatgacacacaaacatgtaaaatcTGTTATCTGTTCTCTATGTTTGATATTTCAGCTTggaaaatgacaattatcaaaatagttgccgatttatttattcttttgttgGACAACTAGTTGATTATTCAGCTAATCATTGCTGCTGTAGCTCATGTTATTGATACTCTGGCACCAATACCATGAACTGTTCAGTTCTGATCCAGAGGCATATTTCACTATTTTGGGTGTGTATATTAAGCTTGAGATTCATAGATACTCTGACTGCTTTGTAAAATATTGTATATCGCAGAATCAGCTGTATTATGAGACATTAGTTATCACAGGGAAGTTATCGTGATAGTGATGCATCACAAGTTACCCTGTGATTATCAGCAGCAAAGACAGATGTTCTTCTCTGTTGTCGCTGTAGATTTCGTGTgagtttcatctgtttttagGTTCGTTTTCCAACAGTTATCTGTCTGTTCCGGTCAAACGGGATAATTTGACCTTCTCTTGTTTACTAAGCTTTGACAGGCTTATGGAAACTGGAGATAAGGACTAAACAAAGCTGAGTGAAAAATTCTCCCTGATCTTTAACGATGTGAGAGATAGAAGAAATTGCAGAGGGGCCACAGTGTTTGAATTTAATTATTTTGATAGCCTGGTTtgatttcctctctgtctcttcttctgccttTAGCGGATGGCCTGGCTTACTCGGCTCTGCTGAAGAACGAGCTGCTGGGAGCCGGCATCGAGAAAGTCCAGGACCCCCAGTCAGAGGATCGTCGTCTGCAGCCATCCACTCCTGCCAAGAGGAGCCTTTTTAGTGTAAAAACAGTTAACATGGGCAAAACTTTGAACGTAATACTTTAATGGGGAGTTTTCCCTGCATCTTTAATgatctgcttgtgtttttgtagtaTTCTGTAAGTGCTAAGAGGGCTCTGCCAGAAGAGGATGGGAACACAGTCTCTCCATATTCTCTTTCACCTGTCAGTAGCAACAGGTAATATGATCTCCTCGTCATCGCTCAAATGTTTTTGACTCCTTTTGGAAGAATTAGCATTGTATTGCTCATTAAATTGTGTTGTGCATTGCAGCCAGAAACTGTTGCGGTCACCAAGGAAACCTACACGTAAAATATCCAAAATTCCTTTCAAAGTTCTGGATGCTCCAGAGCTTCAGGATGACTTCTACCTCAACTTAGTGGACTGGTCCTCTCTGAATGTGCTCAGTGTTGGACTTGGTACCTGTGTATACCTGTGGAGTGCCTGCACcagccaggtgtgtgtgaacagttaATTGAGTGTAATGAGGCATCCAGCAGAGGTCCTCACTGTAGTTAAAAATATTCTAAGCCTGTTTATGTGTTTCTTTCTCAAATGTCGTTTCTGTTAACCTGtgttatttttcctctccatGTTTGCAGGTGACACGTCTGTGTGACCTCTCTGTAGAAGGAGATTCTGTAACGTCAGTGGGCTGGTCAGAGAGGGTGGGTTTCTCTCACACCTACTATCATCTTTTCAACTGCTGTCAGGttacatgaaaaaagaaaaacatccagcATCATCAATATGATTGTAGCAGAACCTGCTTACCAAaactgtattcacatttttacactttgagtGCAGATTAATTGACAGTTACTCAGTGAGACCTGAGATCCATCGTGGAAAAGGGCTGTTACTTGACATTAGTGAAGATGCAAACGAGCTTTGGTGCACAGGCTCCATTTCATCCTTTAAAAAtgtcctttcctttttttttttggctgtctGTTCTTAGGGTAACCTGGTAGCGGTGGGGACTCATAAAGGCTATGTACAGATCTGGGATGCAGCAGCAGGGAAGAAGCTCTCAGTATTAGAAGGACACACAGCCAGAGTGGGTGAGTTGAGAGGCTGGGGAGATGGAGGCGGGGACAGTTACAGGAGTCAAATATtacacacttcattcattttcacacagttgtTAAGCAACATCTCTCATTCTTGGTCGGTGAATCACCCTTCCTTCAATCTGCCTTTCATCTTCTGCTGCCAGGTGCGTTGGCATGGAACGCTGACCAGCTGTCGTCTGGGAGTCGTGATAGAGTGATCCTGCAGCGCGACATCAGAGCCCCGCCTCTCCAGTCAGAGCGCCGTCTCCaaggacacagacaggaagtctgtgggCTCAAGTGGAGCACGGACCACCAGCTGCTAGCCTCAGGTGGAAACGACAACAAGGTATAAAGACAGAGTCTCACGTGTTTGTCTGAGAGCCACACATTAACTTACACACAGTTTTCGTAAAACATCACAAACTCTTTTCTCTACCTCCTCTCCCTTCATTTCAACCTGCTGCCTGTAGCTACTTGTGTGGAACCACTCGAGCGTCCTCCCGGTGCAGCAGTACACAGAGCACTTGGCTGCAGTGAAGGCCATCGCCTGGTCCCCCCACCAGCAC
The Chaetodon auriga isolate fChaAug3 chromosome 12, fChaAug3.hap1, whole genome shotgun sequence genome window above contains:
- the plekhj1 gene encoding pleckstrin homology domain-containing family J member 1, whose amino-acid sequence is MRFNEKELVSLSRQPSEKAAELGMRGPKKGDVVKKRLVKLVVNFLFYFRTDEEEPIGALLLEQCRVEREDSQTFSIAFLDEAERKYLFECDSEEQCGEWIDAIIKASYEFMRKNLIFYRTEIHRLTGKDPLEQYGISDETRFQVSNGLQLMPRDTSSL
- the LOC143329768 gene encoding fizzy-related protein homolog; the encoded protein is MDQDYECRLLRQINIQNENASPIKAVGAVRALTPTSSPLSSPSKHGDRFIPSRAGANWSVNFHRINEIEKSHNQNRKTKDGTTDSNKADGLAYSALLKNELLGAGIEKVQDPQSEDRRLQPSTPAKRSLFSYSVSAKRALPEEDGNTVSPYSLSPVSSNSQKLLRSPRKPTRKISKIPFKVLDAPELQDDFYLNLVDWSSLNVLSVGLGTCVYLWSACTSQVTRLCDLSVEGDSVTSVGWSERGNLVAVGTHKGYVQIWDAAAGKKLSVLEGHTARVGALAWNADQLSSGSRDRVILQRDIRAPPLQSERRLQGHRQEVCGLKWSTDHQLLASGGNDNKLLVWNHSSVLPVQQYTEHLAAVKAIAWSPHQHGLLASGGGTADRCIRFWNTLTGQPLQCTDTGSQVCNLAWSKHTNELVSTHGYSQNQILVWKYPSLTQVAKLTGHSYRVLYLAMSPDGEAIVTGAGDETLRFWNVFSKMRSTKESVSVLNLFTRIR